A genome region from Paenibacillus pabuli includes the following:
- a CDS encoding extracellular solute-binding protein, producing MYRKMMTALLALTMVAVTACSSGAKEEPAKEAAAPLAMQDGKYEPAVQMSYLRAWNDDTKFKNGETAQSNVHTKWAKERLGIDLTTPWAVSVTNDAFYTKLRLSLSANEELPDIVSIRGDYNLVRELIESGKFADAGALFDKYASDTWKQASESAPEEWYPYMYEGQRYGIPIFDYAYNGDPVMFIREDWLKKLGLEEPKTIDELVAVMDAFTNQDPDGNGKKDTYGLTVGMKNALNTWMTESGWIFGMYNTMPGQWNEAEDGTLQYGSIQPGVKEGLATMKDWLSKGYLPKEAGVYDEIKAAELFTAGKAGIIVGPHWMPNWPIDDVKKNVDGATYKAIALPTGPTGESHHHGSGASNGVVLINKDMANPEVFFTYQNYLFDNFANPEVGSEFEHGFAQGYDFDIVDGKVVGEAEVKDGVSPLKYTITYDGARIPDLMMDTLAELATGKEPETPFEKNTSIANKPEVFAAAQVVVAHKDDAIKNKFTGAPTDTMKMKKDALDKLEKDTFSKIIYGQVGIEEFDAFVTKWKSMGGDDITAEVNEWFKTVN from the coding sequence ATGTATAGAAAGATGATGACGGCATTGCTTGCATTAACGATGGTTGCTGTAACAGCATGCAGTTCGGGGGCCAAGGAGGAGCCTGCCAAGGAAGCGGCTGCGCCGCTTGCGATGCAGGACGGGAAGTACGAACCAGCGGTGCAGATGAGCTACTTGCGGGCCTGGAACGATGATACGAAGTTCAAGAACGGGGAAACGGCACAGAGCAATGTGCATACCAAATGGGCCAAGGAGCGGCTCGGCATTGACCTGACCACACCGTGGGCCGTGTCAGTGACCAATGACGCCTTTTATACGAAGCTGCGTCTGTCCCTGTCGGCCAACGAAGAGCTGCCGGATATCGTCTCGATCCGTGGGGATTACAATTTGGTGCGTGAGTTGATCGAGTCCGGCAAATTTGCTGATGCAGGTGCACTGTTTGATAAATATGCATCCGACACATGGAAACAGGCGTCCGAATCGGCCCCGGAGGAATGGTATCCCTACATGTATGAGGGGCAGCGTTACGGCATTCCGATCTTCGACTATGCCTATAACGGCGATCCGGTGATGTTTATCCGGGAAGACTGGCTGAAGAAGCTGGGACTGGAAGAACCGAAAACGATCGATGAGCTGGTTGCGGTCATGGATGCATTCACGAATCAGGACCCGGACGGCAATGGCAAGAAGGATACGTATGGTTTGACCGTCGGCATGAAGAATGCGCTGAATACATGGATGACGGAGTCCGGCTGGATCTTCGGCATGTACAACACGATGCCAGGACAATGGAATGAGGCTGAAGACGGAACACTGCAATACGGATCGATACAACCCGGAGTGAAGGAAGGCCTTGCTACAATGAAAGATTGGCTGTCCAAAGGCTATCTGCCCAAGGAAGCTGGTGTATACGATGAGATCAAGGCTGCAGAGCTGTTTACGGCAGGAAAGGCCGGGATCATCGTGGGTCCGCACTGGATGCCCAACTGGCCGATTGATGACGTGAAGAAAAATGTGGACGGTGCCACCTATAAAGCCATTGCTCTGCCAACAGGCCCAACGGGTGAGAGTCATCACCATGGTTCCGGGGCAAGCAACGGGGTTGTGTTGATCAACAAGGATATGGCTAACCCGGAAGTGTTCTTCACATATCAGAATTATCTGTTCGATAACTTTGCCAATCCGGAAGTGGGCAGTGAGTTCGAGCATGGATTTGCTCAAGGCTATGACTTTGACATTGTAGACGGCAAAGTTGTTGGCGAGGCTGAAGTGAAAGATGGCGTATCGCCGCTGAAATACACGATTACCTATGACGGTGCGCGGATTCCGGACCTGATGATGGATACGCTCGCAGAGCTGGCGACAGGCAAGGAGCCTGAGACGCCTTTTGAGAAAAATACGAGCATCGCTAACAAACCGGAAGTGTTTGCTGCAGCTCAAGTCGTGGTTGCCCATAAGGATGATGCGATCAAGAACAAATTCACGGGTGCGCCTACCGACACGATGAAGATGAAGAAAGACGCACTCGATAAGCTGGAGAAGGATACGTTCAGCAAAATCATCTATGGCCAGGTTGGCATTGAGGAATTTGATGCCTTTGTAACGAAGTGGAAGTCCATGGGTGGCGACGATATTACCGCCGAAGTGAACGAATGGTTTAAGACCGTGAATTAA
- a CDS encoding response regulator transcription factor — MMNLMVVDDEHSAVESIASSIAWREYGIGQVYKAYSVKEALQQMAAHQVHIIITDIRMPGLSGLDLVSHIRQKWERTKCIILSGHASFDYAKQALKHGTVSYLLKPVRDEELIEAVQQASVQIRLEGEKQQLHQRAMYSVREHLPEKRAELMKDVLLGSKFADDELVSKLEQLEIGFRPQDKMQLLLIRYDDPQPTHKAFRLMKYAISNVVEEIFSSSYHLCHTDDAYDDLVFMASPKQAQSEPELLMGRLGERLIHSVKQYLNATISLSVSKTGRFPHQVPQLYHQAVSALRKQAEAGKGLHLNATASSHGASLKSLAALYEPPGLTTLLEAGRMDDAHRKIDQIFAELSGSVFPEHVYVAFHYLAAAFSYMAHREGKQLSDVLGEQYQQLLKDGYGVSLRSLEAWTRNVMQQWTERTQDSGQESGSTLIRQVQHWIDHHLGEDLSLQVIAGEVHLHPVYLSKMYKQSTGEGISDYIIRSRMERAVHLLKHTGMKIYEVGQEVGYNNTPYFIQVFRKHYGLTPQDFRNG, encoded by the coding sequence ATGATGAATTTAATGGTCGTGGATGACGAGCACTCGGCGGTGGAATCCATTGCTTCCTCTATCGCATGGAGGGAATATGGCATCGGTCAGGTATACAAGGCGTATTCGGTCAAGGAAGCGCTGCAGCAGATGGCTGCCCATCAAGTCCATATCATCATTACGGATATCCGCATGCCAGGCTTGTCGGGACTCGATCTCGTTAGTCATATTCGGCAAAAGTGGGAGCGAACCAAATGCATTATTTTATCGGGACATGCCTCTTTTGATTATGCGAAACAGGCCCTTAAACATGGAACGGTAAGTTACCTGCTTAAGCCGGTGCGTGATGAAGAACTGATCGAAGCCGTGCAGCAGGCCTCCGTGCAGATCCGGCTGGAAGGAGAGAAACAGCAGCTGCACCAGCGCGCCATGTATTCGGTAAGGGAACACTTGCCGGAGAAAAGGGCGGAGTTAATGAAGGATGTGCTGCTCGGGAGCAAGTTTGCCGATGATGAACTGGTGAGTAAGCTGGAGCAATTGGAGATCGGCTTTCGTCCCCAGGATAAAATGCAGCTGCTTCTGATCCGCTATGATGATCCGCAGCCAACGCACAAGGCATTTCGATTAATGAAATACGCCATATCCAATGTGGTGGAGGAAATCTTCAGCAGCAGCTACCATCTCTGCCATACCGATGATGCGTATGATGATCTGGTGTTCATGGCCAGTCCGAAACAGGCACAGTCTGAACCGGAACTGTTGATGGGACGGCTTGGCGAACGATTGATTCATAGTGTGAAGCAGTATTTGAATGCCACGATCTCATTATCCGTCAGCAAAACGGGGCGTTTTCCGCATCAGGTACCGCAGCTGTATCATCAGGCTGTAAGTGCCTTGCGGAAGCAGGCTGAAGCAGGGAAAGGATTGCATCTGAATGCTACAGCCAGCTCGCACGGAGCCTCATTGAAATCACTTGCTGCGCTCTATGAACCTCCTGGCCTGACAACGCTGCTGGAAGCCGGGAGAATGGACGATGCACATCGCAAGATCGATCAGATCTTTGCCGAGCTATCGGGAAGTGTATTTCCGGAGCATGTTTACGTTGCTTTTCATTATCTGGCTGCCGCTTTCTCTTACATGGCTCACCGGGAAGGCAAACAGTTATCCGATGTGCTTGGGGAACAATATCAGCAGCTGCTGAAGGATGGTTATGGTGTATCGCTGCGCAGTCTGGAGGCATGGACCCGAAACGTCATGCAGCAATGGACAGAGCGTACCCAAGACTCGGGTCAAGAGAGTGGGTCCACCTTGATTCGGCAGGTGCAGCACTGGATTGACCATCATCTGGGAGAAGACCTGTCCCTGCAGGTCATTGCGGGAGAGGTGCATCTGCATCCGGTGTATTTGTCCAAAATGTACAAACAGTCCACTGGCGAAGGCATCAGCGATTACATTATTCGCTCCAGAATGGAACGCGCTGTACATTTGCTGAAGCATACTGGAATGAAAATCTATGAAGTCGGCCAGGAAGTGGGATATAACAATACCCCTTACTTCATCCAAGTGTTTCGCAAACATTATGGCCTGACACCACAGGATTTTCGGAACGGTTAA
- a CDS encoding sensor histidine kinase — MMKFTVFAKTVILLICLLVPILLLYTYANQANVDMVVEEKQQSSLNQFNYFSSQVDKNIEQLSLYGLTLLRDPSILHYRYMTETTSQYEKNSIYLDILDKLSLYQSTSRWKNDITILLPQAELVLSTKASRTVFNENMLKFPQPGQWQLDDGGFTYFFTDNYEWNAKPATTGVRTVMEINFDPMNIVAMLDDFKEAQGGDPFLYVPGNDPLLNRSADPDLVRAIMENMPLNGLGSEGNHQLEAGGKQYLVSYVRSKQLHGIYVNPVVLDDLLTPMDKSRNMFITSILLLLALSIGAALLLYRKVQIPIYRLMQGLQQIRKGQLSTRIPVDHSRDEFAYLTQSFNHMAEQIQELIEKVYEERIRSREATLKHLQSQINPHFLYNCLFYIKNMTQLGHSEAVIAMSLSLGDYYRYITRDENDMTTVEEEIRLLDNYLSIQQMRTNRLSYEIAVPQELMQQHIPRLLIQPIVENAVIHGIEPSEGSGHIVVTGMSAKEPIDGKSFIRYSLFVDNDGVTLTPEEIEELEREVNEPMGEEIGTGTWNVHQRLVTRYGHSSGLHFAAIPYGGLSVEIRWFEEEQSHDEFNGRG, encoded by the coding sequence ATGATGAAATTTACAGTATTTGCAAAAACGGTTATTCTGCTGATCTGCCTGCTGGTGCCCATCTTGCTGCTCTATACATACGCCAATCAGGCGAATGTGGACATGGTCGTGGAGGAAAAACAGCAGTCAAGTTTGAACCAGTTCAATTATTTCAGCTCCCAGGTAGATAAAAATATTGAGCAGCTCTCGCTCTATGGGCTTACCCTTCTGAGAGACCCCAGCATACTGCATTACCGTTACATGACGGAAACGACCAGCCAGTATGAGAAGAACAGCATTTATCTCGACATTCTCGACAAATTATCGCTGTACCAGTCCACCAGCCGCTGGAAGAACGACATTACGATTCTGCTTCCACAGGCAGAACTGGTGTTATCCACCAAGGCAAGCCGAACCGTCTTCAATGAGAACATGCTTAAGTTTCCCCAGCCTGGACAATGGCAATTGGATGACGGAGGATTCACTTATTTCTTCACGGACAACTATGAGTGGAATGCCAAGCCAGCGACGACGGGGGTTCGTACCGTGATGGAAATTAATTTTGATCCGATGAATATTGTTGCCATGCTGGACGACTTCAAGGAGGCACAGGGAGGAGATCCCTTTCTATACGTGCCAGGCAATGACCCTTTATTAAACCGCAGCGCAGACCCTGATCTGGTGCGAGCCATCATGGAGAATATGCCTTTGAACGGGCTGGGCAGCGAGGGGAATCATCAGCTGGAGGCGGGAGGCAAGCAGTATCTGGTCAGTTATGTTCGCTCCAAACAGCTTCATGGCATCTATGTGAATCCCGTCGTGCTGGATGACCTGCTCACCCCGATGGATAAGAGCCGGAACATGTTTATCACGTCCATACTCTTGCTGCTGGCCTTGAGCATTGGGGCCGCATTGCTGCTCTACCGCAAAGTTCAGATTCCCATCTATCGCCTGATGCAGGGGCTGCAGCAGATTCGCAAAGGCCAGCTGTCGACCCGGATTCCGGTGGATCACTCACGCGATGAATTTGCATACCTGACCCAGAGTTTCAATCATATGGCGGAACAAATTCAGGAATTGATCGAGAAGGTGTACGAGGAACGCATTCGTTCAAGAGAAGCAACGCTCAAGCATCTGCAGTCACAGATCAATCCGCACTTCCTGTACAACTGCCTGTTCTATATTAAAAATATGACCCAGCTCGGCCATTCGGAAGCCGTTATTGCGATGTCGCTGAGTCTGGGAGATTACTACCGGTACATTACCCGGGATGAGAATGACATGACGACCGTGGAAGAGGAAATTCGGCTGCTGGACAATTACTTGTCCATACAGCAGATGCGAACCAATCGGTTATCCTACGAAATTGCCGTACCGCAGGAGCTGATGCAGCAGCACATTCCAAGGCTGCTCATTCAGCCGATTGTGGAGAATGCTGTCATTCACGGCATTGAACCAAGCGAGGGCAGTGGCCACATCGTGGTGACCGGGATGTCGGCCAAAGAGCCAATCGATGGCAAATCGTTCATCCGCTACAGTTTGTTTGTGGATAACGATGGGGTGACGTTGACACCCGAAGAGATTGAAGAACTGGAACGGGAAGTGAATGAGCCTATGGGCGAGGAGATCGGTACCGGCACTTGGAACGTGCATCAGCGTCTGGTTACGCGATACGGGCATTCATCCGGTCTTCATTTTGCAGCAATTCCTTACGGGGGACTTAGTGTTGAAATACGATGGTTTGAGGAGGAACAGTCTCATGATGAATTTAATGGTCGTGGATGA
- a CDS encoding DUF6138 family protein, translating into MSTLYDQAMEEMIGAIHEWFDEQGKRSDLDKTVKRTTLQMGIFDDILLDYRPGRTTVDSLDLGLDDDLKSRNAGPFTEEQVRSEIQPQLADVIRKRVNELVDTPLIDYRFTFRGKFPTTEGKLQVTLFEYMNEEKKERLLERIHTYAEQKLENGTYPTKPLESFFLTRHLLDPKLFPKPNIAWILAQYDRIQELNKGRQDALAEHRGNIIRALTDWAENQFLPQYYDIQSSAYRSNEYALKPGAVLVQNEPHGEVENHQQQEAEPIDLLLYAAVMILRFEPSYSKPTGLTFLELAKQLGSSRAARMMTEGSGTYAKEDMYVKNEQVECTANDVFSTITVVIRKEEASAYEQALAFIIRLLKQGFPKSYKIKLKSKVKQYLPIKGLAKSDTHRFFANALEYPNLHPLLEEYAREAIEEFEWYGDTEGEKNCMPGSYATFGLGLADEGYSPLVEFYMGEVDEEHQLVQDKFTVAFAEKHGVTPGSIPALVACLRRSTDSLKLKIQPELENEEKLALMVQQINGLETYEVERVIYPIWGKVEKLAGLARKAEGKRKELLLEILQAAGK; encoded by the coding sequence ATGAGTACACTTTATGATCAGGCAATGGAAGAGATGATCGGGGCCATTCATGAATGGTTTGATGAACAGGGGAAGCGAAGCGATTTGGACAAGACCGTGAAGCGAACTACGCTGCAGATGGGGATCTTCGATGATATTTTACTGGATTACAGACCAGGCCGGACGACGGTCGACAGTTTGGATCTCGGTTTGGATGATGACTTGAAATCCAGGAACGCAGGTCCATTTACGGAAGAACAGGTGCGAAGCGAAATTCAGCCTCAGCTTGCAGATGTGATCCGGAAAAGAGTAAACGAGCTGGTGGATACGCCATTGATCGACTACCGTTTTACCTTTCGCGGGAAGTTTCCAACGACCGAAGGGAAGCTGCAAGTGACGCTGTTTGAATATATGAACGAAGAGAAGAAAGAGCGGCTGCTGGAACGCATTCATACCTATGCGGAACAAAAGCTGGAGAACGGTACATATCCTACGAAGCCGCTGGAATCTTTTTTTCTGACACGTCATTTGCTTGATCCGAAGCTGTTTCCCAAACCGAACATCGCCTGGATTCTTGCTCAATATGATCGTATCCAGGAATTAAATAAAGGCCGTCAGGATGCCCTGGCGGAGCATCGCGGCAATATCATTCGTGCATTGACGGATTGGGCGGAGAATCAATTTTTGCCACAGTATTATGATATCCAGTCATCGGCGTACAGGTCCAATGAATATGCACTCAAGCCAGGCGCCGTTCTGGTACAGAATGAGCCTCATGGAGAGGTTGAGAACCATCAACAGCAAGAGGCGGAGCCTATTGATCTGTTGCTGTATGCAGCAGTCATGATTCTACGTTTTGAGCCAAGCTACAGTAAACCGACAGGTCTTACTTTCCTCGAACTGGCGAAACAGCTGGGAAGCAGCCGCGCAGCTCGGATGATGACGGAAGGCAGCGGCACTTATGCGAAGGAAGACATGTATGTGAAGAATGAACAGGTGGAATGTACGGCTAATGATGTATTCTCTACCATTACAGTCGTTATCCGCAAGGAGGAAGCATCTGCCTATGAGCAGGCGCTGGCTTTCATTATTCGTTTACTGAAGCAAGGCTTCCCGAAAAGCTATAAGATCAAGCTCAAATCGAAGGTGAAACAATACTTGCCGATAAAGGGACTCGCCAAGTCGGATACTCACCGGTTCTTCGCCAATGCACTGGAGTATCCGAACCTGCACCCTCTTCTTGAAGAGTACGCTCGTGAAGCCATTGAAGAATTTGAATGGTATGGTGACACAGAGGGCGAGAAGAACTGTATGCCAGGCAGTTATGCCACGTTTGGACTTGGGCTTGCAGACGAGGGGTATTCCCCGTTAGTTGAATTTTACATGGGAGAAGTGGACGAGGAACACCAGTTGGTGCAGGATAAATTCACCGTTGCCTTTGCCGAAAAGCATGGTGTAACTCCTGGCTCTATACCTGCATTGGTTGCCTGCCTACGACGTTCGACGGATAGCTTGAAGCTGAAGATCCAGCCGGAACTGGAAAATGAGGAGAAGCTTGCTCTTATGGTGCAGCAGATCAACGGATTGGAAACCTATGAAGTGGAGCGTGTGATATATCCGATCTGGGGCAAGGTGGAGAAGCTTGCAGGTTTGGCCCGCAAGGCCGAAGGGAAACGGAAAGAGCTGCTGCTTGAGATCCTGCAGGCCGCAGGTAAATAG
- a CDS encoding ABC transporter permease, whose protein sequence is MAMEQPLTTNTSVRQEIRNPRKRTRWNFKRTWPLHLMLLPAVLLTLLFAYVPMGGIIIAFQDFKPWLGFTGSKWVGWDNFRFMFEYPDSVQVIWNTVLIASMKIVAGLVAPVVFAILLNEVRNSTFKRFSQTLVYLPHFLSWVVLGGILLDMLSPEGGLVNQVLAAAGIEPIFFLGDGDWFRVTVVISDVWKEFGFGTIVFLAALAGINPALYEASEVDGATRLKQTLHITLPALVPMIIVVGTLSLGNILNAGFDQIFNLYNPLVYEKGDIIDTFVYRMGILNGKMSFATAVGLFKSFVAMFLVITAYRMAYKIANYRIF, encoded by the coding sequence ATGGCTATGGAACAACCATTAACAACCAACACGTCGGTGCGGCAGGAGATACGCAATCCACGCAAACGCACCCGCTGGAACTTCAAACGCACATGGCCGCTGCACCTGATGCTGCTGCCTGCAGTACTGCTCACATTGCTGTTCGCCTATGTACCCATGGGCGGCATTATTATTGCCTTTCAGGATTTCAAACCGTGGCTCGGATTCACTGGCTCCAAATGGGTGGGATGGGATAACTTCCGGTTCATGTTCGAGTATCCGGACAGTGTACAAGTAATCTGGAACACCGTACTGATTGCTTCCATGAAAATTGTGGCCGGCCTGGTGGCCCCGGTGGTATTCGCCATTTTGCTGAATGAGGTACGAAACTCTACGTTCAAACGTTTCTCGCAGACGCTTGTCTACCTGCCCCACTTCCTGTCCTGGGTTGTCCTGGGCGGCATTCTGCTCGACATGCTGTCCCCAGAGGGCGGACTGGTGAACCAGGTCTTGGCAGCTGCAGGGATTGAACCGATTTTCTTTCTCGGAGATGGTGACTGGTTTCGGGTAACGGTTGTCATCAGTGATGTATGGAAGGAATTCGGATTTGGTACGATCGTATTTCTGGCTGCGCTTGCGGGGATTAATCCGGCTCTCTATGAAGCTTCCGAGGTGGATGGGGCAACACGGCTCAAGCAGACGCTGCACATTACGCTCCCTGCCCTGGTGCCGATGATTATCGTGGTGGGAACGCTGTCCCTTGGTAATATTCTGAATGCAGGATTTGATCAGATTTTCAATCTGTACAACCCGCTCGTGTATGAGAAAGGCGATATTATCGACACGTTTGTGTACCGGATGGGTATCCTCAATGGCAAAATGAGCTTCGCCACAGCCGTTGGACTCTTCAAGTCTTTCGTCGCGATGTTCCTGGTTATTACTGCCTACCGGATGGCCTACAAAATCGCCAATTACCGCATTTTCTAA